The following proteins come from a genomic window of Pseudomonas syringae:
- a CDS encoding methyl-accepting chemotaxis protein, with protein MTATVQEVARNAEEASEAAVAADQQARDGERVVNEAIAQIERLAVAVGNSSDAMGTLKQESNQIGSVLDVIKSVAQQTNLLALNAAIEAARAGEAGRGFAVVADEVRSLAQRTQKSTEEIEALIARLQSGTQQAATVMDSSRELSASSVELTRRAGGSLENITKTVSAIQSMNQQIAAAAEQQSATAEEINRSIINVRDISEQTSSASEETAASSVELARLGNHLQVLVSRFTV; from the coding sequence ATGACCGCGACCGTTCAGGAAGTTGCGCGTAACGCCGAAGAGGCCTCCGAAGCAGCGGTAGCTGCTGATCAACAGGCACGGGACGGCGAGCGAGTGGTCAACGAGGCGATCGCGCAAATCGAACGTCTTGCCGTTGCCGTGGGCAATTCCAGCGATGCGATGGGCACCCTGAAACAGGAAAGCAACCAGATCGGCAGCGTGCTGGACGTCATCAAGTCCGTCGCCCAACAGACCAACCTGCTGGCCCTGAACGCCGCCATCGAAGCCGCCCGGGCCGGAGAGGCAGGTCGCGGCTTTGCGGTGGTCGCCGACGAAGTGCGCAGCCTGGCGCAACGCACCCAGAAGTCTACCGAAGAGATCGAAGCCCTGATCGCTCGTCTGCAAAGCGGCACGCAGCAGGCGGCAACCGTCATGGACAGCAGCCGCGAGCTGAGTGCCAGCAGCGTAGAACTGACGCGCCGCGCCGGTGGGTCGCTGGAGAACATCACTAAAACCGTCTCGGCGATCCAGTCGATGAACCAGCAGATCGCAGCGGCCGCTGAACAGCAGAGCGCGACCGCCGAAGAGATCAACCGCAGCATCATCAATGTGCGCGACATCTCGGAACAGACCTCGTCGGCCAGCGAAGAAACAGCCGCATCCAGCGTCGAGCTGGCGCGACTGGGTAATCATCTCCAGGTATTGGTGAGTCGCTTCACCGTCTGA